In Amphiprion ocellaris isolate individual 3 ecotype Okinawa chromosome 3, ASM2253959v1, whole genome shotgun sequence, one genomic interval encodes:
- the fjx1 gene encoding four-jointed box protein 1, translating into MRALSANLFALLFLCALASVFYVWSALESRLERHKRRFSIPGGGSFPKGLPVDLSAKTFRTLLAVPAAQRPRLGGSLDAQNLTDQPASAGSRDYHVNGDNKGSTRREGPVKLGSPVENGIFWSEWLEDLLPVGFTEEYARAWRNRARTYRVVKLEPGCGRISNQLATFADGTKACVRYGINADQVQGETLTYYLAGLLGITNLPPLILSQLSGDSEQWAAVRTRIDGLQWSDRAVVSLTEWISNLTGVVTPAPLRQESGGLHPVPEDLRNKTTAELLELAQWSDLIILDYLTANFDRLVSNLFSLQWDSRVMERDTNNLLKTPRGDLVFIDNEAGLVHGFRVLNMWEKYHNTVLSSVCVFRKRTTQRVTELHRRRDSRQRLLELYRDSEPLSQELGFLSDEHAGVLQDRIDRLYKHISNCKGKYGQL; encoded by the coding sequence ATGAGGGCTCTGTCAGCAAACTTGTTTGCTCTGCTCTTCCTGTGCGCCCTCGCAAGTGTTTTCTACGTCTGGAGCGCACTGGAGAGCCGTCTGGAGCGTCACAAACGGAGGTTCTCGATACCGGGTGGAGGGTCTTTCCCCAAGGGTCTCCCGGTGGACCTCTCGGCTAAAACTTTCCGGACATTGCTAGCTGTCCCAGCGGCACAAAGACCACGCTTGGGGGGAAGTCTTGATGCTCAAAACCTCACCGATCAACCTGCCTCTGCGGGAAGTCGAGATTACCATGTGAATGGGGATAACAAGGGGTCAACGCGGCGGGAGGGCCCCGTCAAGTTGGGCTCCCCAGTGGAGAACGGCATATTTTGGAGTGAGTGGCTGGAAGACCTCCTCCCTGTGGGCTTCACGGAGGAATATGCACGGGCTTGGAGGAACAGAGCGAGGACGTACCGGGTGGTGAAGCTGGAGCCTGGATGCGGCAGGATATCCAACCAGCTCGCCACTTTTGCAGATGGAACCAAAGCGTGTGTGCGTTACGGGATAAACGCGGACCAGGTGCAGGGGGAAACTTTGACGTATTACCTCGCCGGTTTGCTCGGCATCACCAATCTGCCTCCCCTGATACTGTCCCAGCTGAGCGGTGACAGCGAGCAGTGGGCGGCTGTGAGGACGCGCATAGATGGGTTACAGTGGAGCGACCGAGCCGTGGTTTCTCTCACCGAGTGGATCTCCAATCTGACCGGGGTGGTCACACCTGCGCCGCTCAGGCAGGAGAGCGGAGGGCTGCATCCTGTCCCGGAGGACCTCCGGAACAAGACGACTGCCGAGTTGCTGGAGCTGGCGCAGTGGAGCGACCTGATCATACTCGACTACCTGACCGCAAACTTCGACAGACTCGTCAGCAATTTGTTCAGCCTGCAGTGGGACTCGCGTGTGATGGAGCGGGACACCAACAACCTCCTGAAAACCCCCCGCGGTGACCTTGTGTTCATAGACAACGAGGCCGGACTCGTGCACGGCTTTCGGGTGTTGAACATGTGGGAGAAATATCACAACACGGTCCTGAGCTCCGTGTGCGTGTTCAGAAAAAGGACCACGCAGCGCGTAACGGAGCTGCACAGGCGCAGAGACTCCAGGCAAAGGCTGCTGGAGCTCTACAGAGACAGCGAGCCTTTGTCTCAGGAATTAGGATTTCTCTCAGATGAGCACGCCGGTGTTCTCCAGGACAGGATAGACAGATTATACAAACACATTTCGAATTGCAAAGGAAAGTACGGCCAGCTGTGA